A genomic segment from Gemmatimonas sp. encodes:
- a CDS encoding phosphoenolpyruvate carboxykinase (ATP), translating to PTKYAEMLGELLRTHGSQVWLVNTGWSGGAYGVGSRMKLGYTRTMVRAALDGSLASASFAADPIFGLNLPNAIDGVPSDVLDPRRTWSDGAAYDAQASKLAGMFRENITKFGAAVSPAILGAGPKG from the coding sequence TCCCACGAAGTACGCCGAGATGCTGGGCGAACTGCTGCGCACACATGGCTCGCAGGTGTGGCTGGTGAACACCGGCTGGAGCGGCGGCGCGTACGGCGTGGGCTCGCGCATGAAGCTCGGCTACACACGCACGATGGTGCGGGCTGCGCTCGACGGCTCGCTGGCCAGCGCGAGCTTTGCCGCCGATCCGATCTTCGGTTTGAACCTGCCGAACGCGATCGATGGCGTGCCAAGCGACGTACTTGATCCGCGTCGCACCTGGTCCGATGGTGCCGCGTATGACGCGCAGGCGAGTAAGCTTGCGGGCATGTTCCGTGAGAACATCACGAAGTTCGGCGCGGCCGTGTCGCCAGCGATTTTGGGCGCGGGTCCGAAGGGCTGA